In the Desulfitobacterium hafniense DCB-2 genome, AATCTTGAACCACACTTGAAACTGAACGGTTTTCTTCAGTGATTAAGCGTATAATGTCATGTTTGAATTCTTGATTATACCGTTTCCCGTTTTTTGACACGTTTATCATCCTCCACAGGTCTTATTTTACCCTAACTCTCCTGTGTCCGACAAACCGGGTATGGGTCACGGATCGGGGAGGAGAAGAGTTATGGAAGTTATTGATTCGAAAGAAAAGCCGAAGAAGACAAGGCCGTCAACAGAGGACAAGTTAAAGGTACTGTTGGATGAGCAATTTAATAGGATCGAAGAAATGGTTGATGCCAAATTGGAAAAGACGCAATACAGGATTTATAAAAGTTTTATGATTGAATTGAATAGAGCGATATTGAGGAGATAAGGAATTGGAAAAGATATTAAAATCAGAAATGGATCTACTAATAGAAAAAGGTGTTTTGAAATGTGTCAAGGGAAGATACCCTGGACTCATTTCCGGCAGCAAGCAAAGCATGGGAAAAATAAAAGTAGATGGGTTGAGGAACCTATTTATAATCAGTTATTGAGATTGAAAAGAGAAGGATAGGAAGGGTAAAAGGGTATCACAAAAAAGAGCAGCCCTAGCGGCTGCTTAAGGTTGTATTCTGGATTCATTGATTCCAAGGGCGTCTTTAATTGATGTTTGAAGGAGCTGCGAGAAATTTAGACCTGCTTCCTCCCCGGCATCCCGTAACCATTTAGGTAAAGTGCAGTTTTAGTCACAGATTTATTTTGTGTCTTTTGGAAATAAGTGCTCATCGGTGCTATTACCTATTAATGCTTGATCGCTTCTTATTTTAAGCAGTTCCCATTTGTGGGAAATATAGAAAACTCCATCTTTATAAGCTACGACATGACCAGTATATTTCTCGTCATTTATTAGGATAGCCTCAGATACCTCAGACTCGAGTTTGACAGTAACGCCTTAAAATTTGTTATTGTTAAATTGTAATTATGGCTCCCCATGCGGATTTGAAATGTACAAATGAGTAAAATACCTATTCGAAAACCAAAATGTAGTGCCGCACAATATGAATATTTTTATTGAAGAATATAGATTGATTTGGTATAATTGTAGTGATATGTTTGCGCGAATTAAAACGGCCTACAACCGGGACGGCTCACCACGCCGTTACCTTCAACTTGTTGAGAGTCGCCGCGAAGAGGGTAAAGTTCGTCAGAAAGTCCTTTGTAACTTGGGGAGAGTGGAGGATCTCCAAAATGGGAAACTTGACGACCTTATTCGCTCTCTAGCGAAGTTCTCAGATACGCTCGCAGTGGTTGATGCTGCGGAAGATCTTTTTGCGGATTGGAGCAAAGAGTTTGGTCCTTCTATGGTCTTTCGTCGGCTTTGGGAAAACCTTGGCCTCCATACAATTCTCGATGGACTCTTTAACGAGAGAGACTTGAGCATCGATGTTCAAGAGGCTATTTTTTGTATGGTCTTAAATCGTTTGACAGAGCCTACCAGTAAATTGGGGGTTAGCGATTGGAAAGATTCCGTCTATCGCCCTGAATTTGAAAGCTTAAAGCTTCACCACTTCTATAAAGCCATTGACTTTCTCGATGAAAACAAAGACACCCTCGAAGAACAGTTATTTTTTCATCATACCAATTTATTCACACAACAGCTGGATTTGGTGTTCTTTGATACCACCTCCACCTATGTCGAAGGAGATGCCGGAGCCTTTGACCTCTTGGAATACGGTCATTCTAAGGATCATCGTCCCGACCGCCTTCAGGTCATGATTGGCCTATTGATGTCCAGAGACGGGATTCCCATAGCTCATCATGTGTTCCCAGGAAACACATCGGATACCGATGCCTTTATTGAAGCGGTGAGTGATTTGAAAAAGCGCTTTACTATCCAGCGAGTCATTGTTGTTGGGGATCGGGGCATGATGGGAAAACGAACGTTGGAACTGCTCGAAGAATTACAACTTCACTACATCCTTGGGGTTCGTATGCGCAATGTAAAGGCCGGCCCAGAACTCGCAACCTCTCCGGAACCTTATGTCTTCACGAAGGATAACCTAAAGGTTAAAGAAGTCCTCCATCAGGGTAAACGCTATATCGTGTGTTTAAACGAAGAAGAAGCCAAACGCGATCAGTGGGTCCGAGAGCAAATCGAAGTGAAACTGAGAAGCAAGCTGGAGCATGGAAGTATTAAGGATTTAATCGGCCATAGTGAATACAAAAAATATCTTAACGTGTCTGCCGAAGC is a window encoding:
- a CDS encoding IS1634-like element ISDha9 family transposase, whose amino-acid sequence is MFARIKTAYNRDGSPRRYLQLVESRREEGKVRQKVLCNLGRVEDLQNGKLDDLIRSLAKFSDTLAVVDAAEDLFADWSKEFGPSMVFRRLWENLGLHTILDGLFNERDLSIDVQEAIFCMVLNRLTEPTSKLGVSDWKDSVYRPEFESLKLHHFYKAIDFLDENKDTLEEQLFFHHTNLFTQQLDLVFFDTTSTYVEGDAGAFDLLEYGHSKDHRPDRLQVMIGLLMSRDGIPIAHHVFPGNTSDTDAFIEAVSDLKKRFTIQRVIVVGDRGMMGKRTLELLEELQLHYILGVRMRNVKAGPELATSPEPYVFTKDNLKVKEVLHQGKRYIVCLNEEEAKRDQWVREQIEVKLRSKLEHGSIKDLIGHSEYKKYLNVSAEAATINTDKLKQAAVFDGLYILQTNTELPTEEVATAYRDLWQIERAFRNLKSTLDLRPVYHWKERRISGHIMLCFLALVVQIRFQKLLENCASEYGYTEVIRALRKVHAVKLKLKDQDHLVRTEIHGAAAMAFRAVGLRVPERVQKMQDNYHK